The Borrelia coriaceae DNA window GAGAATAGATTGCCTTCAAGATAATAATGTATATGTTCAAGTAAAGAGAATTCTCCTAAAACTGAATTTATACATAATTTAAGCTTATCTTTAATAGGCTTTGTTATCTTATCTAACTCTAACTTATGTTTTTTTAGTATCATTCTCTACTTTGTCAATTTTACATTGTAAATCATTAATCTCTAATAAGCATCCCTTTAAACGTTGATTCTCATAAGAATTAGTATCTAAATCAACAGACTTTACAAAATCTAAAAAATCAATCTTGTAATTTGATTTAGATAATTCATTATATAAGCAACTAGCCTTAAAGAAATTATCTATAAGAGTAATTAATGCGTCTAAATTAATATTTTTGACATCACAGTTCTGTTTTAAATATTTAGCAATACGATTAACTTCACTCTCAAGTTTTTCAATACCAAACATTACCTTACTAATAAAAGCATCATTTCTATCTATTACACAGTTAATAGCGTCATTACCTATGATAAAGAACAAATTACCCTTACTTAAACCAGTACATGCAAGCTGAACCTGAACTTGAACATAATATTTAAAGAAATACTTATTTTCTAGAAAATTACCGGTTTTATTATATTCAATAACAGCACTTTTTAAATCAATG harbors:
- a CDS encoding DUF244 domain-containing protein; its protein translation is MILKKHKLELDKITKPIKDKLKLCINSVLGEFSLLEHIHYYLEGNLFSIDTTKRAIKDRFKSLGGDINFNFDSLDLDNDWSTSSISAV